Below is a genomic region from Phycisphaerae bacterium.
GTTCGCGAAGCGGCTCGATCAACTCGAAGCCGAGGTCTTTGGGCAGGCCGCCCACGTTGTGGTGCAGCTTGATGTTGGCCGCATGGCCGCTGTATCCCTGTCCGGACTCGATGACATCGGGATAGAGCGTCCCCTGGGCCAGGAACCGGGCATTGGGGATGGCCTTCGCCTGGGCGCTGAACACCCTGATGAACTCGTGTCCGATCCGTCGTCGCTTCTCCTGCGGCTCGATCACGCCGGCCAGCTGAGCCAGGAAGCTCTCCGCGGCGTTGACCACGCGCAGGTCGATCTTGAAATGGTCACGGAAAGTCGATTCAACCAGTGCAACCTCGTTCTTGCGCAGCACGCCGTTGTCGACGAAGATGCAGACCAACCGGTCTCCGATCGCCTCATTCAACATGGCGGCGGTGACACTGCTATCCACGCCGCCGGACAGGCCGCAGATTACCCGGTCGCTGGGAGTGACCCGCTGGCGAATGGCCGATATCGTTTCGGTCAGGAAATTGCCGACCTCCCATAGCCCCTTGCATCCGCAGATCTCATACACGAAGTTGCGGAGAATCTGGCCCCCGCAGGGCGTGTGAGTGACCTCGGGGTGGAATTGCACGCCGAAGATCGGGCGGGTTCTGTGCCGAACGGCGGCGATCGGACAGCTGGGTGTTTTGGCGAGCGGGACGAAGTCCTTGGGGAGGATCTGGACCATGTCGCCGTGGCTCATCCAGACATTGGTGCGGGCGGGGATGTTCGCCATGAGGCTACTGGGATCGACGACATCGAGCCGAACGCGGCCGTACTCCCGGGCCGGGGCGGCATCGACCTTGGCGCCCAGGAGGCGGCAGCTCGCCTGCATCCCGTAGCAGATGCCCAGCACCGGCAGTCCCATTTCCAGAAGCGCGGCGTCACACTGCGGGGCACCCTCGTGATACACGCTGGCGGGACCGCCGGAGAAGATCAGCCCGACGGCGTTCATCGCTCGCAGCTCGGCGGGGGTGATGGCCGGTGACACCAAGGTGCTGAAGACGCGGTTCTCTCGCACTCGCCGGGCGATGAGTTGCGCGTACTGGCCACCGAAGTCGAGAATGGCGACGGTCTCTTTCATGGGGGAATTATAAACATGGCCCGGCGAACTCCGCCAGCCAGGACGACAGCCGGTGCCGCGGCGCCGAGCTTGGTCTCGTCACGGTCCTTGGTTGACCCTGAGGGGGGTTCGGAGATAATAGCCGGCGTCTCGTGGCCGGGTGCCGGCGTGCCCGAGGGTCGCCGTGCATGCAGAGGGCGGTCGCTCCCTGGAACGAGGCAGGTGGAGACCCGAACGTTGGCAGGCGAGCAACCGACCACGACTCCGAGCAGCAGCTCCTCGACCGGGCCGCAGGACCGGGTGGACGTTCCGAAGGGGATGTGGAGCCAGTGTCCTTCCTGCCAGGCGACGGTGTACCAGAAGGCTTTGGAGGAATCGCTGCACGTTTGTCCGGAGTGCGGCTACCACCATCGCATTTCCGCCCGCACCCGGATTCAGCAGCTGGTCGATCCTGACACGTTCGAGGAATTCCTGAGGGACCTGGTCTCGACCAACCCGCTCAACTTCAAGGATCGCATCGGGTACAGGGACCGGCTTCGTGAGGTTCAGGCCAAGACCGGCGAGCCGGAGGCGGTCATTGTCGGTCGGGCCTTCATTCGCGGCCGGCCGGTCGTTCTGGCGGCCATGGACCCCTTCTTCATCATGGCCTCGATGGGAGCCGTGGTTGGCGAGAAGATCACCTCGGCCATCGAGCGAGCGGCCGACGAGAACATCCCGTTTGTGATCGTGACCGCCTCGGGCGGGGCTCGGATGCAGGAAGGCATGGTATCCCTGGTTCAGATGGCCAAGACTTCGGCGGCCGTCGCCCGACTGGACGATGCCGGTGGCCTTTACATCGTGGTCATGT
It encodes:
- a CDS encoding acetyl-CoA carboxylase carboxyltransferase subunit beta codes for the protein MARRTPPARTTAGAAAPSLVSSRSLVDPEGGSEIIAGVSWPGAGVPEGRRACRGRSLPGTRQVETRTLAGEQPTTTPSSSSSTGPQDRVDVPKGMWSQCPSCQATVYQKALEESLHVCPECGYHHRISARTRIQQLVDPDTFEEFLRDLVSTNPLNFKDRIGYRDRLREVQAKTGEPEAVIVGRAFIRGRPVVLAAMDPFFIMASMGAVVGEKITSAIERAADENIPFVIVTASGGARMQEGMVSLVQMAKTSAAVARLDDAGGLYIVVMSDPTTAGVAASFASLGDIHIAEPGAMIGFAGPRVIENTIKALLPEGFQSAEFMLEHGFIDLIVERRNLRTEIARIIDYSGK
- the guaA gene encoding glutamine-hydrolyzing GMP synthase, whose amino-acid sequence is MKETVAILDFGGQYAQLIARRVRENRVFSTLVSPAITPAELRAMNAVGLIFSGGPASVYHEGAPQCDAALLEMGLPVLGICYGMQASCRLLGAKVDAAPAREYGRVRLDVVDPSSLMANIPARTNVWMSHGDMVQILPKDFVPLAKTPSCPIAAVRHRTRPIFGVQFHPEVTHTPCGGQILRNFVYEICGCKGLWEVGNFLTETISAIRQRVTPSDRVICGLSGGVDSSVTAAMLNEAIGDRLVCIFVDNGVLRKNEVALVESTFRDHFKIDLRVVNAAESFLAQLAGVIEPQEKRRRIGHEFIRVFSAQAKAIPNARFLAQGTLYPDVIESGQGYSGHAANIKLHHNVGGLPKDLGFELIEPLRELFKDEVRRAGEHLGLPDEIVWRHPFPGPGLAVRIMGEVTAQRVALLQEVDDIVIEEIRAADWYRKIGQAFAALVPVSTVGVMGDGRSYEGQHLVALRFVETTDFMTADWVRMDHEVLARISSRIMNEVPGVNRVVYDVSSKPPATIEWE